GtcaaactgagtgactaaagaggCAGCTGGCACCCAGAAGCAGGGAGAAGCACTTCCATCCAGATTATCGCACTGACGAGTCGTAATGAGAGGGAGGACAGTCAGCCCCGGGGCCCAGGAACATCCACAGAGGTGTCTTCAGTTCACTCTGGGCAGAGGCCACGCTTCTGTTCTATCAGCCAAGGGAGGGACTCTTCGGAACTGAAAGGATTTGTTTTCCCTCTGGTCAAGCTACAGAGAGAGCTATCATGGCAGGATGATGATGTCTTTAGGCTGACATTGGACtcattgttttttcaaaaatatgttatAGTAAAAATGTTACAGTTACtgtaacattaaaaatatgttaGTTTTTACCTgcaaaaaatatacataacataaaatatcccattttaaccattttaagtgtccTATTCAGTGGCATTCAGTTATGTGTACAGTGCTGTGCAACCGTCACCAGTATCCATAGGCAGAACTTTTTTTTATCACCCCAAACAGGAACTCTGTACCCATGAAACACTGGGGATAGGGAAAATGAATTCTCTATCCTGTTGCCTCCTCTTTGGCCCCTGGTAACCTCTATTAGAGTTTCTCTCTATATAAATTTGCCTAGTCTAGGTACCTCCTGTAAGTGAAGATATTTGTCCGTAATATTTGTCCTGTTGTGCCTggcttagcataatgttttcagggttcatccatgttgcaacatgtatcagaatttcatttctttctaaggCTTAGTaagtatgtatataccacattttgtttatcctcccatctcttgatggacatttgggttgtttctactttttcgactattgtgaataatgctgctatgaatattaatGAACAACTATCTGTTTATGGATTCTGTTTTTATTCATCATGCCTCTCAGCAGTTACCAAATAGATTAAAGTTAGATTTAAGAAGGACTTTCTGGTTTCCTACTACCAGCGACCTAAGCAGCAGCATCTCCCCCTATGGATAGTTCCAATAACCTGAGTCTCTTCCACTTCCTCTAATCCCATCCCTAGGCTTGGGTAGTGTCCAGAAAGGCAGCACCATCACAGGAGGCCTCACAGGGGTCACTCTGTAGTCATACCTCTGGATGACTCATTTTTAGTAGCTGGGTGGGGGTTTCATTGTCTTCTCTTGGGTTCTGGGTATGTTTGCCACCACTACCCACCCCAGACCCAACGTTCTCCTTTCCCTGGCAACATCTAGACtgtctccctttttctctcccagGCTAAATCGGGAGTGTGAAGCTGCTCTTCTTCCCAATTTAGCTTTTGAATTAAAGTGAGAAGTGAATGTGGCTGGAAAACTGACTCCcatctgtgtgtgagagagagaaaggcaaagcAAGCGAGCATAAGCACCTGCTGGGGGGGGCGGGGTCAGGGTGGGGGTAGGCGGTCTGGGCAGCTGCTGTTTAGTTCAGACACCCCTCCTCAGGTGCAGGCAAACAGCCCCGCAGGGAGATGCTGCAGGTGGAAGGCTGGTGTTTTTTTGGGAGAGGAAAAATGCTGCAGAGATGTCATTCGTACCTTCCAGAAAAATGGGCTGAATTATTAGagtgtgccaggccctgtactagatgctggggaaacagtggtgaACCAGGTAGGCCCATTGCCTATGCTCGGGCTTTCAGTCTAGTGGGGAAACATGGGCAATGATGAAACAGGGCGATGTGTGCTGTCAGGGGAGAGAAGGCCACAGGGGCCTGGACCAGGTGCGGTGTCACATCTAAGCTGAGACTTGAAGCACATGCAAGAGATTACCAAGTGAAGCAGGAGACAAAGAGCACGTGAGCAGAGGGCACTGCATGTTCAAAGATTTGGGTGGGCCTGGTTTCCCCGAAGGAGGGCGCTGGCCCCCCGGGAAGCCTACCAGTGGGCTCAAGAGGGCTAAgagcttccatttcctcctcttcttccaggGAGAAGAAAGCCAGAAGAGAATGCCAGGGCCAGAAGTCTGGGAGTACATGAGTCCCTTCTGCTCAGGCTCCAAAATAGTTGaagcagggggaggagggaagcCCCAGGTCTCCTTCTGAGTTGCCACTCAAAAGCTGGACCTGGCAGGTCCAAGATGGACATGGAACAGAGGAAATGGGATCTCACTTGCATCAGAGGAGACAAAGGAATCAAGAAGGGTCGCTGCTTGGTTTAGCTTACCCCATCTTCCCCCTAGAGGCTGCCTTTGTCGGTCTCTGGGGGACCCGTCCTCTTCTCACCTAATGGCAATGAATCATGATCTGGTGGAGACGGGGACAGGTCAAAATCTTggcaaagaaaagaggaagaaaggaactcTTTGGGGGCCATGCATTTCTCTGTCAACTCTCAAGTTCCCCAATGACAGGCACGGCTAAGGGATGCTGGTGTAAAACTTGCCATTAATATTTCAGGCAGCATTATTTATTGATCACTCATCTGGCTGGGACAAAAGAAGAGGGTAATTCATTAGGTGTGCGGGGCTGGTGGGGTCAGTTTGGGAAAAAGGTCAGGCAAAGGTAGGTTATTGAGGAGTCAGCCCAGGCTGCTGGAAGAAATACCTTGGGGTTCAAGGGTCTGAAGATTAGGGTCTTTGTCTCCTTTTTCAGCCCTACAGTACCCATGATGAAAAtcagggaaggggcaggggacGGGGAAACCTAGGGGCAGCCCTGGGACTGCCACTGTGGCCGTAAGAGAGTCATCTCCAGGGAACCCTGCATCTAGGTGAGTGTCCCTCTTGCTCGCCCGAATTGGCCCTCTCTTGATAATATTTTAGAAGCCCAAGTTGGGTCCTTTGGGCTGTATGACCCTACCAGGGTCAGCTTGGCAATTTCCTTGCTCCCAGGAGATGCCTGATCCTTCCCCAAAGGGAGTAGTACCTGCTTGCTGGGTCTGACCATCTCCTCTGCACACAAACTGGGGTTGGGAAGTGATTGAGAATTCATATCTGCTTATTCACCCACAAGGATGCTTTCTTCACGAACCTCCAATTCCAGGGACTGCGGCATAAAGCATCCTGCTCAGCGGACCTTAAAAGCCGACTGACTGCTGAAGGAAAGACTATCCCCCAGCAAGGGCCGGGGAATCCCACACTGGGGGTGAGCTGCGCCACCTAGTGGGCTTTTTTCCTCCGTGCAGACATCCTTCCCACCCGTCACTGCCTCCAGCCTAGATTTGCGCCAAGTTCTCGGGCAGAACCCAAATGGCTGTAAGACTTAAGGTGCCCTCCTCCTTTATGCAGGCCTGACCCAGCTCAGAGAGGGTAAACCTGGAGTTAGGGGGAATCTGTGACGGAGATAATCACGTACTTGCAGGCATTTAAGGCAATGGGGAAGCCAGCACTTTGGCCTCAAAATAGTCTCTCCCTATTATTCTGAATGCCACATATATGAGGACCAGAGGCCCCCAGAGACCCTCCCTCCTCTACCTAACCTCCTTTCCTCCAGGCTGAGCAAGGGCTGGGCTCAGCTCTGCTGATCAAGGAAGAGCTGGCATAGGCTGGAGCTGCTGGCTTTCCTCTGACGTCACAGCCTGGAAATCACATTTTAAGCAGGTTCTCCTAGTGTGGGGCACAcacaaggaagggaggggaagcagAATGAAACCGCTTCAGGCCTGAGGACCGTTTTAGCCAGGGACCTCAGGCCTGGAGGGCTGCCCAGTGTCCCCAACATGGTCTGGGTGTGGGACACAGGGCTAGACCTCAGCCCCCACTTCAAAGCTTATCTCTCTCAGTGCCCAGTGGGTTTCCAGGCAGTGATCAAGCACCCTCCACATAGCTCCTGCCAGACATCTCTGTCATGACTTCTCTTTCCCACTCCCCTGGCCTAGAGAGATCTACTaaggcagaggggagagggcaggTGACCCCAGGGAATAAGACAGCAAGGGGTCATGTAGACCCAGATGTGCTTCACCAGCCTCCTCCCCCCATCCTGTTTGTCATCCTccatctctcctctcctccccagcacCACAGGGGTCAGACCCTGTGTGGAGGTCTAGGAGACAATGTTTCCATGGCAACGGACCAGTGACCTTGGAAATCTAAGCATCTTCTGTTGACACAGGGAAACCCAGATGTGCAGGGAGAGCCTGGAGATGTGGACTCTGACAGTGACCTCCTTGGCCACTGGTCCCTGTGGATGGAAGTGTGTAATCTGAGTGTgagttgtgtgagtgtgtgtgtgtgaaatgcaGCAAATGGGATTTAGGTTAGAGAGGCCTAAACTGCTTTCCTAGCCATATGGTAGCTGCTATCAGGAGATGCAAGCAACTTACTCTCTGGAGATCTTTCTAGAACAAGGGAGTCTCTCACCTGATTTCTACTCTGACACTTCCTCTCCTTTCTGATAGAGAAAGGGGCCAAATTGCCCAGAGGGCAATGGCGAAAGGAATGCTGTTCAGAGCGCTATTGACTGGAGAATTTCAGGAAAGATGAAAAGGGCATCTCACACGCCTCCCTCCCTCCGCCCCCAGTCTCCACGGGCACCTCAGGTTCTTGGCCAGCTGGCTCAAGTTTGGCAGAAGGACATGCCCCTGTGAtgccagggaagggagaggaaagcctCTTCCAAAATGTAGGGACATTTTGCCAATCGTGGGGTCCAGGGCCTGGAGCTAGGTCTCCACTCACACTCCCCACCCCGTCCCCAGCTCTGCTTCCTCCACTTTCCTTCTGTAAGGCTGAGCTGCTGTTTCTCTAGCTTCCTTcacccttccttctccttccctcactctcttcaccccctccctctctgctcttTTCCCTTGTCTCTTCTGATGCTGCCTCTGCTCCTCTGccctcttttcccttctcctggtTTCTGTTCCCATCAGTGGTGCCCCTGATGACCTAGGCTCCACCTCCCCAGAACTTGACCCCAGGCCCTGcagcctccctccttctctcctccaccccagcccagcAGCTCAGGGCTCCAGTTATCCCTCCACAGGCCACATGGGCTTGCCTCACTGGCTCCGGCCCTTGGGTCCCTGTCTGCCTTGTTTGTCCCCAGGGTCAGATGTGAACCATGAGGCTGGTTCCTCATCTCCATCTCTCCCTTCATCCCACCTAGATCCTCCCTTCGGTGTCTGGCTCACCATCCCTCTCCATTGTTTTTTAGCCTTTCTAGGCCATAGCAATCCAGTCCCCAGGCTCTGCCAGGAGCCCCCAATATCCCATTCTCTTTTTCCTGGAGCTTCATCATGATCTTTGCCCCTAGAACTTACACCCTGGCACTTTCTGTGAGGTGTCAGAATGGGGAGGGGTCTCCGGGTAGGATTCTGAGGGACAGGACAACCTCTGAGGGTGGTCCCTTGCCCTTCATAAGTCCTGGCTCTTTCCAGCCCCCTGGCTCTATATTGAACCTCCAAACCATCTTCCCAGATGGAACCAGCTCAAGCCTATCTCTTGGAGATCAGATCTCTTGAGTTCACAGTTTGACTTCTTCACCTCTCCATCCCACAGCTGAGCCCTGGCTTCTCACTTGAAGTCCTTCTCACCTGTGGACTGGTAGACCAAGAACAAAGCACAGAGGCCAAAACAAATGAGGTGCCAGAATTTGGTTTATTGGCTCATCCAGTGCCAAAGGTCCATTGGGCACCCTCTTCCCATGGATCTGGAGCCCCCTGGCTCCTAACACCTTTTTCTTCTTCACACGCTCCTCCGAGCCCTGACGGAAGGAAGCCACGGCAGATGCTGGGGCAAAGTGTGGGGCAAAGGCTGGGCTCTGACGGGGGTCTGCTTACAGGGGGCCTAGCCTGCTTGGCACAGGAAGAGGGCCTTAGGGGGAAGGAAGATGGGCCcccaggagaggaggaaaggaatcGGCTCAGCAGGGGCCTCACTGAGGGCCCAGAGCGGTGCAGCCCCGTCCTGGGGCAGGAACGGGAGGAGGCAAGAGAGGAGCGGATCAAGGGCAGAGCAGCGGGTGAGAGGCCCCTTGGAGCCCTACTCTCTCATGGGCTGGGGtcctctgaggctcagagagtaggCGGGAGGGCCGAGGGGGGAAAGGGCAGCTGGGTTGGGTGGGGGGAGGTTACTGCTGGAGGGAAAGTCCTTTACTCAAAAGCCCCCAGCTCTAGACCCAGAAagatacacactcacatacacacacacacattttctctttcacacaCGCACACCACCTCTTTTCAGTGGGCACAGGTAGCTCACAGCCCTACCCAACACCCTCAGCTGCAGCTCTGGCCTGGCTCCTGGTCACTTAAACACACACTGAGCCCCTGTCCTCCATTCACACCTGCAGGCCCAGAGCCCAGGTTCTCCGaggcctccccactccctccttctCTGCGGGGCCTTCAGGCTCCAGTCAATCTGGGCTGTGACTGGTCGCCGACCCTGACTCAGGGAGAGCAGTGGGGCCACGTGTCAGGACAAGGGGATGGCCACGGTCTTCAGCAAGGCACTGGGTGGGCGGGGTCAGGGCTGGAGCGGGGAGAGTAGCATTTGGGCTCTGAGGGGCCCGCACCTCCTCGAGTGGCTCCATCCTCAGCTCCTGCGTCCAGCCTCTACCCTCGGCCCCCCACAGCAGGgcctcccttctctttcccaaGCCCTTCCAGGGGAATGGCCACTGAGAGGCACCGGAAACATCCATCTGAGAGGCCCCGGGGCCTGAGGCTGAGGGCTGCTGGCACAGTGTGGAGCCGGGATTCTGCAGCctgcggggagggggctggggcctCAAGCTGAGTCACCCCCTGCGGAGGTCTTCTTCTTGGGCCGGGTCTTCAGCATCTTGGAAGCCGGTGGCtgtggaaggaagagagggagacgGAGAGCTCTGCCTGAAGCCACAAGCCCTTCCCACTTCCCCAAGCTCTGGCCCGGCTCTCACCTCGGCTTTGGGCACTTTTTTGATGGGTTTGACCCTCTTAGGGGCCTTGTCTCCCGTGTCATCCTCAGAGATCTCTGTCCGGGGATCTGCCTGGTTGGTGCCTGACCTTACGCTGAGGGTGGGGTCATCTCCTGGtttggggaagaaaggagagCAGGGGTCTGGTCTCTCTCGCACCCAGCCTCCTCACCCTTGCCCCCTGCCCGCCCTGGGCCCGGCCTGTACCCAGGTCTTCAATGGTGTCCAGGAGGCTGCCGGGGCTGGCTCTGAGGCGGCCGTCGGGCCCCTGCAGGGGCAGTGCGTCCTCGTCCCGGATCAGAGTCAAGTCCTGCATGCTGAAGCTTCGGAGCTTCTCTGATAGCACCCCCTGGCCCTGGGGTCACCACCACGCACCGGGAGGACCGGAGAAGAAGGGgcggggtggagagagaggtcaCCATGGGGCACCGGGCAGCCACTGGACTCAGTGCTCTCCCCATGGtgtcctcaccccatcccacggCAGCTCTAACGGGGGGGGGCCACGCGTTCCCTTTGGATGGGTGAGGAAACTGTGGTCTGCTGAGTGGAAGTCCTTTAGTGGGGGGATGTTAAAGGCAGGATGGGAACCCCAAGCTGCACAAGCCCCCAAAACTTCACCGACCCGAGGATGCGGTGGATGCAAAGGGGACTGGCCGGGGGACGAGATGAGCAAGCTGGGGCCTGGGAGCTGGGTCTGCCCCCAACTCACCTTGGCAGCAGCCGTGACTGCAGCATTGGCGGCCAGATTCAGACCCCTCTTGCCCACCCTCATCATGGTCTCATAGCTCTTGTCTCGGGCCTGTGTGATGTACTCGTCTATCTCCTGAGGGGTTGGAGGAAGAGGTGAGGGCTGGGTCCTACCCTGTTTTACCCTTGTTCACACCTGGCACTGCCTGCCCCAGGGAGCCAGGGCCCTCCCAGATCACCCACAGGGAGAGCCATGAATGCACGTGGCTGCAGGCACTGGGCTGCCTTGACCCGAGATAGGTGTGAAGCGAGCATCCCTTGTTCCAACAGACCTTCTCTTTGTTGGACAGGGTTGGGTGCACGAACTTGCGGTAGAGCACGCTGGAGCCTTTGGTATAAGGGGACAGCAGCCATATCACAAAGGCGATTTTGAGCTCAAAGTAGAAGGGGAACCTGTGGGTGGGAGACAGGTAagggcagagcctggggcagGAAGTCAGGAGGCGTATGGACCCACTGCAGGACCCTGGTTAGCCCCCCACCCCTTAGTGCACCAAGGTCCCCATGTGGCTTAGGAGACTGGTCAAGGGGAGGCTCAGCTGAGACTCCCAGTAGCAAGGTGAAAAGTGACCCCAGCAGGAATTCCCAGCAGCAGTGGCTCTATTAACCTCTTCTCTCGGACAGAAGAGCACTCACTCCTCTATCCTGGGGTCAACACCAAGGCGAGCTCCCTAACCTTCCAGGTGCATTCTTGGGTCCTCACTCCCTTCCTGCCTGCTCTTCCTCCCATGAAGAAGTCGGGCTTCTCCAGCTGTGCTCTGGATCTATCCCTAGCTGCTGTGACATGGCCCCTGCTTTTTAAGGACTGTTCTCTATACTCATGGCTCCTTCTCAGGCCACACACTCCTTTAGGTCTCCTCTATCCTCACAAAGCTCTCATCAAAGCTCCGTCCTTTGCTTGCATCAAGAGGCACCTGCACTCACCTGTTCTCAATTTTTAACCCATTACTCTTTCCTAATTTGACCCCATTCAACTTTCTCTGCTCAAACTCTTTTTTCTCAAAGGTCCTTGAAATCTACAAACGCCAGGATCTTTTGTCCTCTACCTCTCAGTAAAACTCTTTTGACTTCCAGTGTACTGTGCTATGTTTGTCCTCTCTTCCAAGAGGCATTTGCTCATTTAGTAAACATTTTTGAGCGCCTGCTGTGAATATACAGATGGTTAGACCATTCCGTGTCCTCAAGAGTGCATATATATAGTCTAGTAGTGCctagaaaaagcctttgaaataCAAGCTTTGAAATACAATCCAATGTTCACGAGATTGACTCATATGCCTGTTTTacaaatagggaaactgaggcctagaaaaCTGTGACCTGCCCAAAGTCACTGTAAGTCTGGCAGAAGCAGGTTTCCTGAATTCTATTGTGCTGCTTTGGCTGCCAAAAGAAGGGTGAGAGTTATGTCTGTTCTTATTCTGCTCAATCAAGCAAGGACTGGATGGGGACTGAGAGGAGGGGACACCCAGGACCCCATGGGACTACTGGGGAGATGCCACCCTAGGTGGACTGGCTATGTAGAAGAAGTCAGAAGCCCTGGCCCCTGAGGTGCAGGGAGGCGGGGGTTGCTGGACCTCACCAGGAGAGCACGATATCTGTGAGTGTCTCGGCAGTGGTGAAGAAGGCAAAGACGATCCAGTACATCATCCACTTCACCTAAAGGTACAGAGGGCGGTGTTAGCTGGGGCCTTGGGGAAACACCCTGGACCCCACCTCTACTTGCCAACCATGCTGGAGGCACTGTGGGGCGGGGGCACAGAGGGCCCCAACTCTGTCTGTGTATCACACCAGGGCTGGGGAAAGGGAATACACAGGAGCCTCCCCTGAACCAGGTCTCATTAGTGCTGACAGCATTAGTATAAAGTCATCCCCGTCTGTCATGTGACCCACTGTCCTCCCTGATCTCTGCCACGTAAGTTGGGTGGGAGATGAAGGGTCACACACTCACATATTCCTTCACGTTTTTTGTCTTCACGGCCTTGTAGGAAGAGTAGGCTGGGTACAGGGTGCCAAAGATGAGCCTAGGGAGGCAGGCATGGTTACTGGGCCTCTCGGTCAAAAGCAATGgcctctccctcccatctctgcatCAGTCCCTGGGTAGGTAAGGGGAGAATGGACAGAACTCCAGGGTACCACATCAGCTGACTGATGATCTCAGGTCAGGGAGTAAGGTCAAAGCAGGCAAGCCTGAGGTGATACACAAGCATGGAAGCCCTAGCCAGCTAGGGTGATGCCCTGGAACCCTTTATTGTTCAATTCTTCTCCAGCCCCTGACAGAAAGACCTAGAGGCCAGAGGGTCTGATGTGGCTTATCTGGCCCTGAACCTCATTTGTGCATAACCATATCATGGGGTGGGGGTCAGGTCACTGCCTCAGAGGTGTCATCCTTCTCCAGACATCACGCACTTTCTTACCCATTAGCCCTTACCCTCTACCTCCCCGTCGTAGGGCCAGTACCACCGCCCAACAGGGTACCTGGCAGTCAGAAGTACTACTGTAGCCCTGGGGACCTGAGGAGCAGAGGGCACAGGAGCAGGAGGCCCTCGGGGGCAAAGTGGTTTATTTCCCGATGTAAACACTTCTGGGACTAGGCTCCGGAAAGTGCTCTGGGCTAGAGATCCCGGCTATAGTGGAGTCTGTGCTGTTCCCATCAGAGACCACATAGAGGACACAGGTGAGGCAAGGAGAGGACTGTCACTCGGGGAGCTCATTCACACAAGAGGAGCAGCCACTCTGAAGGCCACATGGAGGTCTGAGGCCCCTGGGTTCCCTCAGGTGGGAAGGGGAGACTCTGGTGGGTCTAGAGGAAGCCAGAACACAAGAACATGATAGCAGGGAGGGGATCCTGGGGTGTCAGTGCCCCAAAGGTGGAGGTTGAGGGGCAGGGTCCTGAGCTGGGGCAGGTTAACTGAAGCCATGCAGAGTCCCTGCCAGGCCCAGCCTCTTGACAATGTGTGGATACCGCCTGTTCCCCATGGACTTGCCTCACTGAGGCAGGATACTTCAGAGATGGAGTCGGGGGTGGAATCCTCAAGGACAAAGTCCACAGTTGTGGGAGAGGGTACCCTCCTGGAGCcggggggagctgggagggacaGAGCCAGCAGCCTGGGATGAAGGCCACCTAACACCCGTCCCTCCACGGCTCTCACAATCCCAGGCTGAACACACATATCCTCTCCCAGTTACCTCCCACACTTTGTCGTCCCAGCATCTCTGCTTCCCGTCCTCCTGGGGGGCCTTCAGAGCATGTGCCCTCACCCCCAGTCTCCTGACAGAcagtgggagagggaggagaaatgGGGCCCTTCGGGGAGGCCAAGGCTGCCATGGCCCTAAGCTATGGAATGAGGACGCCCTGCCTTGTTCCCCTGGCTCTCCCGATGGGAGACGAGAGCCCAGGTTTGAGGGGCTCCTCCGGCCAGATCTGCTACGTGGGGGAGGGGACAAGCCGCCTCCCCTCATAAATGAAGCCATGCTGCCtagtccccccacccccggagGATGAGGGAGGGCGCAGAAacagggaaattaaaaataaaaggggtGGGAAGCCAGGCCTGCCTTGCTCCTCGAacattcattcccttctcctccggATCCCTCATCTCCACGTCTCTGGGGACCCCAAATAGGGATGATGTGCCTTTAGGTGATTCTGCTGTACGAAGCCACGGAGTGGTCCATCCCAGGCTTCCATACCCCTCACCCGCCACCCCTAACCCCCATCCCCCTCCCAACCGGCCGCGCCCCGCCGCCGCACTCACACCACCAGGCGAGAGATGATCCAGGACACCatggcggggccgggcggggcgcggggcgggaaGCCGGCCCGGGCCGAGGATGTAGCTGCTGGAAGCcgagcggcggcggcagcaggaGCCGCAGTAGCAGCAGCACCCGCAGCAGCAGCCGCCGCGGGGGCCGCGGAGCGCCGAGCCGCCGCCGTTAAAGGGGAGGTCCCTGCCGCAGCGGCGGGCCGTGGGCGGCGGCGGCTCTTAAAGGGgaggccgcggcggcggcggcggcggcgcgcccCCTGCACCTGCTGTCGCTGGGCATGCGCCTTTGACCTGCCTTCCTCCAAAGGCTTGTTCACCTTTTTTGGGTTCCAAACCCAGAATTGAGGTCCTCAGAGGCCTTCATGGTTCCATCCGGACATCCTAGCCCTCCTCCTGCGCTGATCACAACAGGCTGAAAGACTTAAATATCCTAAGAGGAATAATGACTATGACTTACTGAGTGCTTATTGTGTGCCGGGCCCTGTGCTAAGAGCGTCACATGTGTTATTTCAGTGACCATCCCATAAGACAGACGTTATAATTATCATTTTGAAGATAAGAAAATGGGAAGCTTCAGGGAGGTTCAATAATTTGCCTCGGGTCACAGAACCACTAAGTCATGCTGCTAAGAAAGGAACTCAGGAAGCCTACTGAATCGGCTACTTCTTCCAACTGCTACCAAACCCTTCTCCCCTATCACTGACTGTCAAGACACCCACCCAGGAAGTCCTGAGGTCAAAG
This genomic window from Cervus canadensis isolate Bull #8, Minnesota chromosome 4, ASM1932006v1, whole genome shotgun sequence contains:
- the REEP2 gene encoding receptor expression-enhancing protein 2 isoform X1, whose amino-acid sequence is MKASEDLNSGFGTQKRLIFGTLYPAYSSYKAVKTKNVKEYVKWMMYWIVFAFFTTAETLTDIVLSWFPFYFELKIAFVIWLLSPYTKGSSVLYRKFVHPTLSNKEKEIDEYITQARDKSYETMMRVGKRGLNLAANAAVTAAAKGQGVLSEKLRSFSMQDLTLIRDEDALPLQGPDGRLRASPGSLLDTIEDLGDDPTLSVRSGTNQADPRTEISEDDTGDKAPKRVKPIKKVPKAEPPASKMLKTRPKKKTSAGGDSA
- the REEP2 gene encoding receptor expression-enhancing protein 2 isoform X3, with the protein product MVSWIISRLVVLIFGTLYPAYSSYKAVKTKNVKEYVKWMMYWIVFAFFTTAETLTDIVLSWFPFYFELKIAFVIWLLSPYTKGSSVLYRKFVHPTLSNKEKEIDEYITQARDKSYETMMRVGKRGLNLAANAAVTAAAKGVLSEKLRSFSMQDLTLIRDEDALPLQGPDGRLRASPGSLLDTIEDLGDDPTLSVRSGTNQADPRTEISEDDTGDKAPKRVKPIKKVPKAEPPASKMLKTRPKKKTSAGGDSA
- the REEP2 gene encoding receptor expression-enhancing protein 2 isoform X2 encodes the protein MVSWIISRLVVLIFGTLYPAYSSYKAVKTKNVKEYVKWMMYWIVFAFFTTAETLTDIVLSWFPFYFELKIAFVIWLLSPYTKGSSVLYRKFVHPTLSNKEKEIDEYITQARDKSYETMMRVGKRGLNLAANAAVTAAAKGQGVLSEKLRSFSMQDLTLIRDEDALPLQGPDGRLRASPGSLLDTIEDLGDDPTLSVRSGTNQADPRTEISEDDTGDKAPKRVKPIKKVPKAEPPASKMLKTRPKKKTSAGGDSA